One window from the genome of Salmo salar unplaced genomic scaffold, Ssal_v3.1, whole genome shotgun sequence encodes:
- the LOC123733062 gene encoding LOW QUALITY PROTEIN: protein NLRC3-like (The sequence of the model RefSeq protein was modified relative to this genomic sequence to represent the inferred CDS: deleted 2 bases in 1 codon): MKSDQPPAFSQEPFPDDNKEVESLDSEDPLKIPHNLLDRRSQTLLTVQQDIKAKLKHKYQHISEGIGHYGNQSLLKDIYTELYITEGGSGGLNNKHEVRQIEMASKKQTTQKTPIKCNDIFKPLPGQDKPIRTVLTKGIAGIGKTVSVQKVILDWAEGKANQDVHFMFPLPFRDLNLKKDQYSLMQLLSHYFPELKEIDSIEDGETKTVFIFDGLDECRLPLDFKNNEKCCDVTKPTSVDVLLTNLLEGNLLPSALLWITSRPAATNQIPPECVDQVTEVRGFNDPQKEEYFRKKIPDQNLANDIIKHMKTSRSLHIMCHMPVFCWISATVLEMILKEAEKDEVPKTLTQMYSHFMLIQTIVKNKKYNKATETNPKDLSQSDKEMILKLAKLAFQQLQKGNLIFYEEDLRECGLDVTEASVYSALCTEIFKEESGLYQEKVYSFVHLSIQEFLAAVHALESCLDKKENVFSPIMMMDYDDESIQLSDLLRSAVYQALKSENGHLDLFLRFLLGLSLESNQNLLRCLLTQTGCTTETNEKTVKRTVGYLSYKIKRESSPERIINLFHCLNELCANSLVEDMQTSLRSGTLSETRLEPDQCSALAYLLLMSEEVLEEFDLKTYNTSEEGYQRLLPVVKTCKRALLDRCKLTYESCKTLVSALQTPNSLRELDLSNNDLGDRGVELLCVGLTSPLCNVQTLVLGQCGLTEGCCSHLASVLSSPNSHLKQLDLRDNDLQDSGVTLLSAGLEDPDCKLHTLGLSGCLVTEEGCAALSSALRSYPSHLKELDLSYNHPGDSAGGLLSAALVDPTYKLMKLNVDHGGECRLKSGLRKYACHLTLDPNTANPNLILSEGNRKVTRVKEKQHYEDHPDRFDYHSQVLCREGLSGGRCYWEVERDSGMAIIGVVYKGMKRKGKEDDSRIGANKKSLSLFCYDRGYELIVLFHARVGRSISGPVSNRVGVYLDWPAGILSFYSVSSSGTLTHLYTFYTTFTEPLYPGFGISFSSVTLCQIDDQHIQRDHGGESWIKPGPENTRDHGGESCIKPGPEKWIPQSCKTCGHVEDSTHWLQIEPLTSTVQGVKMFRHRTPKGSYECTVSGLRWLCERDVILKYHFRNWEPYSHLLKDMQYTQGGPLLDITMELGELEEVHLPHCVCLGTNPSLRNEMKILHVEEHGVSLEEVHEVTRFHAKILHPKFSAISVILRYIFSWNLDVHCELMLYLTVKRETLIPRLYLFPSNPGQMRAVEQQESKFQGSKRIPITRPEQSLELNSSFRLNIPCSTSINPPRIHLIHRDTTPSFFRAVVKMTGIDIEMELFSDDERTVWKETVSRDEYVSDTHSTTLTLPGIPAEEFLKKHRAELIQGVKNPMPIADDLSSKSMIGDEEYSRIKAETTEQDRMRELLNAVLPKGPEVTGACLKALIEHEHHLVKYLSESST, from the exons ATGAAGAGTGATCAGCCACCTGCTTTCAGCCAGGAACCATTTCCAGATGACAATAAGGAAGTGGAGAGTTTGGACAGTGAGGATCCATTAAAGATCCCACACAACCTTCTGGACAGAAGAA GTCAAACTCTGCTGACAGTTCAACAAGACATTAAGGCTAAACTGAAACACAAGTATCAACACATATCTGAAGGAATTGGACACTATGGAAACCAAAGTCTGTTAAAGgacatctacacagagctctacatcacagagggtggaagtgGAGGGCTCAATAATAAACATGAGGTTAGACAGATAGAGATGGCATCCAAGAAACAAACCACACAAAAGACACCAATCAAATGCAACGACATCTTCAAGCCTTTACCTGGACAAGACAAacctatcagaactgtgctgacaaaaggaatcgctggcattggaaaaacagtctctgtgcagaaggtcATCCTTGACTGGGCAgagggaaaagcaaatcaggacgtTCATTTCATGTTTCCTCTTCCTTTCCGTGATCTGAACCTGAAAAAGGACCAATACAGTCTGATGCAACTTCTTTCCCACTACTTCCCAGAGCTGAAAGAGATTGACAGCATTGAAGATGGTGAAACCAAAACTGTTTTCatttttgatggtctggatgagtgtcgaCTTCCTCTAGACTTCAAAAACAATGAGAAGTGCTGTGATGTCACGAAGCCAACCTCAGTGGACGTGCTGCTGACAAACCTCCTCGAggggaatctgcttccctctgctctcctctggataacctcAAGGCCTGCAGCAACCAATCAGATCCCTCCtgagtgtgttgaccaggtgacagaggtacgagggttcaatgatccacagaaggaggagtatttCAGGAAGAAAATCCCAGATCAGAATCTGGCCAATGATATCATCAAACACatgaagacatcaaggagcctccacatcatgtgccacatgccagtcttctgttggatatcAGCCACTGTCCTTGAGATGATACTGAAAGAGGCAGAGAAGGATGAAGTCCCCAAAACTCTGACCCAGATGTACTCACACTTCATGCTCATCCAAACCATTGTGAAGAACAAGAAGTACAACAAAGCAACAGAGACAAACCCAAAGGACCTGTCTCAGTCAGACAAAGAGATGATCCTGAAACTGGCAAAGCTGGCTTTCCAACAGCTGCAGAAGGGCAACCTGATCTTCTATGAGGAAGACCTGAGAGAGTGTGGCCTTGATGTCACAGAGGCATCAGTGTACTCAGCATTGTGTACAGAGATCTTTAAAGAAGAATCTGGGTTGTACCAAGAGAAGGTCTACAGCtttgtgcatctgagcattcaggagtttctagcAGCAGTGCATGCTTTAGAATCATGTCTGgacaagaaggaaaatgttttctccccaataatgatgatg GATTACGATGATGAGTCAATCCAGTTGTCTGACTTACTCAGGAGCGCAGTGTACCAGGCCTTGAAGAGTGAGAATGgacacctggacctgttcctccgcttccttctgggtctctcactggagtccaatcagaatctGTTACGATGCCTTCTGACACAGACAGGATGTACGACAGAGACCAATGAGAAAACAGTTAAGAGAACAGTCGGGTACCTTTCATACAAGATCAAAAGAGAATCCTCACCAGAAAGGATCATCAACTTGtttcactgtctgaatgaactttgTGCCAACTCTCTAGTTGAAGACATGCAGACCTCCCTGCGATCAGGAACTCTTTCAGAAACAAGACTAGAACCTGACCAATGTTCAGCCCTGGCCTACCTGTTACTGATGTCAgaggaggtgctggaggagtttgacctgaagacatacaacacatcagaGGAAGGTTATCAGAGGTTGCTGCCGGTAGTTAAAACCTGCAAGAGAgcact actggaTCGCTGTAAACTCACATATGAATCCTGTAAgactctggtctcagctctgcagacaccaaactcc ctgagagaactggacctcagcaacaatgacctgggagacagaggagtggagctgctctgtgtTGGACTAACCAGTCCACTCTGCAACGTACAGACACTAGT TCTAGGTCAGTGTGGTCTGACAGAGGGTTGCTGTTCACATCTGGCCTCAGTCCTGAGTTCACCCAACTCACACCTGAAACAACTGGACTTGAGAGACAATGACCTGCAGGACTCAGGAGTTACACTGCtatctgctggactggaggatccagactgtaaactacacacactggg gctgtctggctgtctggtcaCAGAGGAGGGCTGTGCTGCTCTGTCTTCAGCTCTGAGGTCATACCCCTCCCACCTgaaagagctggacctgagctacaatcacccaggagactctgcAGGGGGACTGCTTTCAGCTGCTCTGGTGGATCCCACATATAAACTGATGAAGCTGAA TGTGGATCATGGTGGAGAGTGCAGGCTGAAATCAGGGCTGAGGAAAT ATGCCTGTCATCTCACCCTGGACCCAAATACAGCAAACCCAAACCTGATACTGTctgaggggaacaggaaggtGACACGGGTGAAAGAGAAGCAGCATTACgaagaccatccagacagatttgaCTATCATTCCCAAGTTCTCTGCAGAGAAGGCTTATCTGGAGGTCgttgttactgggaggtggagagggatagTGGCATGGCTATCATTGGTGTGGTGTACAAAGGAATGAAGAGGAAGGGAAAGGAGGATGACAGTAGGATTGGAGCCAATAAGAAGTCCTTGAGTTTATTCTGCTATGATAGAGGTTATGAATTGATAGTCTTATTCCATGCTAGAGTCGGTAGATCCATCTCTGGTCCTGTTTCTAACagagttggtgtgtatctggactggccagctggTATTTTGTCCTTCTATAGTGTGTCCTCCTCTGGTACACTGACACACCTTTACACATTCTACACCACATTCACCgaacccctctatcctgggtttgggATTTCCTTCTCCTCAGTGACCCTGTGTCAGATAGATGACCAACACATTCAGAG agaccatggtggagagagttggatcaagcctggacctgagaacaccagagaccatggtggagagagttgtatcaagcctggacctgagaaat GGATTCCTCAGAGCTGTAAGACTTGTGGCCATGTTGAG gactccacacactggctTCAGATTGAACCTTTGACTTCCACTGTCCAGGGAGTGAAAatgttcag ACACAGGACACCCAAAGGGAGTTATGAGTGCACAGTGTCTGGGCTCCgctggctgtgtgagagagatgtcatTCTGAAGTATCACTTCAGGAACTGGGAACCCTACAGTCACCTTCTGAAAGACATGCAGTACACACAAGGTGGTCCATTGCTGGACATCACTATGGAGTTAGGTGAACTGGAGGAAGTTCATCTGCCACACTGTGTATGTTTAG GGACCAACCCATCCCTGAGGAATGAGATGAAGATTCTTCATGTAGAGGAACATGGAGTGTCTTTAGAGGAAGTGCATGAGGTCACCAGATTCCATGCTAAGATTCTCCATCCCAAGTTCTCAGCTATCTCTGTTATACTGAGATATATATTTTCTTGGAACTTAGATGTCCACTGTGAGCTGATGCTCTATCTGACAGTGAAAAGGGAAACACTAATTCCACGCCTATACCTGTTCCCCAGTAACCCCGGCCAAATGCGG GCTGTGGAACAACAGGAATCAAAGTTTCAAGGGTCTAAAAGGATTCCCATCACAAGACCAGAGCAGTCCTTAGAACTGAATAGTTCCTTCAGACTGAACATTCCCTGTTCTACCTCCATCAATCCACCG aggaTTCATCTCATACATAGAGACACCACACCAAGCTTTTTCAGGGCGGTTGTGAAAATGACAGGGATTGACATTGAGATGGAGTTATTCAGTGATGATGAGAGGACAGTATGGAAAGAAACTGTATCACGAG ATGAATACGTCTCTGACACCCATTCAACAA